In a single window of the Solea senegalensis isolate Sse05_10M linkage group LG1, IFAPA_SoseM_1, whole genome shotgun sequence genome:
- the rdh10a gene encoding retinol dehydrogenase 10-A, producing the protein MMMIIAEFFVVILKVLWAFVTAGSKWVVRPKEKSVAGQVCLITGAGSGLGRLFAKEFARTRAILVLWDINSQSNEETAEMVRQIYHELDAPITKDGPIGGVEEVPPFQPQVYTYECDVGKRESVYSTAERVRREVGEVDILINNAGVVSGHHLLECPDEMIERTMVVNCHAHFWTTKAFLPKMLELNHGHIVTVASSLGLFSTAGVEDYCASKFGAIGFHESLSHELKASEKDGINMTLVCPYLVDTGMFRGCRIRKEIEPFLPPLKPEFCVKQAMRAILTDQHMICTPRIVYMVNFMKSILPFEAIVCMYRFLGADKCMYPFLAQRKEAMNNNEAKNGI; encoded by the exons atgatgatgatcatcGCTGAGTTCTTCGTGGTCATTTTGAAAGTGCTCTGGGCTTTTGTCACCGCCGGGTCTAAATGGGTAGTGCGGCCCAAGGAGAAGAGCGTGGCGGGACAGGTGTGCTTGATCACCGGCGCCGGCAGCGGCCTCGGGCGGCTCTTCGCCAAGGAGTTCGCTCGGACACGCGCGATACTCGTGTTGTGGGACATAAACAGCCAAAGCAACGAGGAAACGGCGGAGATGGTGCGACAGATTTACCATGAACTGGACGCTCCCATCACAAAAGACG GACCCATTGGAGGTGTGGAGGAAGTCCCTCCCTTTCAGCCGCAGGTCTACACCTATGAGTGTGATGTGGGGAAGCGGGAGAGTGTGTATTCCACAGCCGAGAGGGTGCGTCGAGAGGTGGGAGAGGTAGACATACTGATCAACAACGCCGGTGTGGTGTCTGGTCATCACCTCCTGGAGTGCCCCGATGAGATGATCGAGCGTACCATGGTGGTCAACTGCCACGCACACTTCTGG ACCACCAAGGCATTTCTCCCCAAGATGCTGGAGCTGAATCATGGCCACATTGTGACTGTTGCCAGCTCTCTGGGTTTATTCAGCACAGCTGGAGTGGAG GATTACTGTGCCAGCAAGTTTGGTGCCATTGGGTTCCACGAGTCACTGAGCCATGAGCTGAAGGCTTCGGAGAAGGATGGCATCAACATGACTCTGGTGTGTCCTTACCTGGTCGATACTGGAATGTTCCGAGGCTGCAGGATAAG GAAGGAGATTGAGCCTTTCCTGCCTCCACTGAAGCCAGAGTTCTGCGTGAAACAGGCCATGAGGGCAATTCTCACCGACCAGCACATGATCTGTACGCCTCGCATCGTCTATATGGTCAACTTCATGAAaag CATCCTGCCCTTCGAGGCCATCGTGTGCATGTACCGGTTCCTCGGCGCTGACAAATGCATGTACCCGTTCCTCGCTCAAAGAAAGGAAGCCATGAACAACAACGAGGCAAAGAACGGCATctaa
- the rpl7 gene encoding 60S ribosomal protein L7 isoform X1, with protein MRKGKFLFLGGRDGGRRKKKVPAVPESLLKRRKAFASMKAARIKKMLAEKKARKSTRKLIFKRAEKYHKEYRQMYRREIRLGRTARKVGNFYVPAEPKLAFVIRIRGINGVSPKVRKVLQLLRLRQIFNGVFVKLNKASINMLRIAEPYIAWGYPNLKSVRELIYKRGHGRIRKQRIALTDNALVEKTLGKYGIICMEDLIHEVYTVGKNFKSANNFLWPFKLSSPRGGMNKKTTHFVEGGDAGNREDQINRMIRRMN; from the exons ATGCGCAAAGGAAAATTTCTCTTTCTCGGTGGACGCGATGGCGGACGCAGA AA aaaaaaagttcCGGCGGTCCCTGAGAGCCTTCTGAAAAGGCGAAAGGCCTTCGCCTCCATGAAGGCCGCTCGCATCAAGAAGATGCTGGCCGAGAAGAAG GCCAGGAAATCGACCAGGAAACTGATCTTCAAGAGGGCTGAGAAGTATCACAAGGAGTACAGACAGATGTACAGACGTGAAATCCGCCTGGGCCGCACTGCTCGCAAAGTGGGAAACTTCTATGTACCAGCTGAGCCCAAACTGGCTTTTGTCATCAGGATCAGAGG TATTAATGGGGTCAGCCCCAAGGTCCGCAAAGTTCTGCAGCTGCTCCGTCTGCGCCAGATCTTCAATGGTGTGTTCGTTAAGCTGAACAAGGCTTCAATCAACATGCTGAGGATTGCTGAGCCCTACATTGCTTGGGG ATACCCCAACCTGAAGTCTGTGCGAGAGCTCATCTACAAACGTGGCCATGGCAGGATCAGGAAACAACGCATTGCCCTCACAGACAACGCTCTAGTGGAGAAGACTCTTG GCAAATATGGCATCATCTGTATGGAGGATCTCATCCACGAGGTTTACACAGTTGGAAAGAACTTCAAGTCCGCCAACAACTTCCTGTGGCCCTTCAAGTTGTCGTCACCCCGTGGTGGCATGAACAAGAAGACCACACACTTTGTGGAGGGAGGTGATGCTGGAAACAGAGAGGATCAGATCAACAGAATGATCAGGAGGATGAACTAA
- the rpl7 gene encoding 60S ribosomal protein L7 isoform X2 produces the protein MADAEKKVPAVPESLLKRRKAFASMKAARIKKMLAEKKARKSTRKLIFKRAEKYHKEYRQMYRREIRLGRTARKVGNFYVPAEPKLAFVIRIRGINGVSPKVRKVLQLLRLRQIFNGVFVKLNKASINMLRIAEPYIAWGYPNLKSVRELIYKRGHGRIRKQRIALTDNALVEKTLGKYGIICMEDLIHEVYTVGKNFKSANNFLWPFKLSSPRGGMNKKTTHFVEGGDAGNREDQINRMIRRMN, from the exons ATGGCGGACGCAGA aaaaaaagttcCGGCGGTCCCTGAGAGCCTTCTGAAAAGGCGAAAGGCCTTCGCCTCCATGAAGGCCGCTCGCATCAAGAAGATGCTGGCCGAGAAGAAG GCCAGGAAATCGACCAGGAAACTGATCTTCAAGAGGGCTGAGAAGTATCACAAGGAGTACAGACAGATGTACAGACGTGAAATCCGCCTGGGCCGCACTGCTCGCAAAGTGGGAAACTTCTATGTACCAGCTGAGCCCAAACTGGCTTTTGTCATCAGGATCAGAGG TATTAATGGGGTCAGCCCCAAGGTCCGCAAAGTTCTGCAGCTGCTCCGTCTGCGCCAGATCTTCAATGGTGTGTTCGTTAAGCTGAACAAGGCTTCAATCAACATGCTGAGGATTGCTGAGCCCTACATTGCTTGGGG ATACCCCAACCTGAAGTCTGTGCGAGAGCTCATCTACAAACGTGGCCATGGCAGGATCAGGAAACAACGCATTGCCCTCACAGACAACGCTCTAGTGGAGAAGACTCTTG GCAAATATGGCATCATCTGTATGGAGGATCTCATCCACGAGGTTTACACAGTTGGAAAGAACTTCAAGTCCGCCAACAACTTCCTGTGGCCCTTCAAGTTGTCGTCACCCCGTGGTGGCATGAACAAGAAGACCACACACTTTGTGGAGGGAGGTGATGCTGGAAACAGAGAGGATCAGATCAACAGAATGATCAGGAGGATGAACTAA
- the si:ch211-171b20.3 gene encoding uncharacterized protein si:ch211-171b20.3, whose amino-acid sequence MMITYHVNSVPTTEALTAAVSSNSSSRKQRGLDAAGFSTYRNFMMGAGGRGQAAFTQNNYLRKNCPAIPPLNDCRDGQSVISSYLVERSPNLGKDDELESENNDPEDTCGRHFLFDKKCAPLKRTRATVIPPLPRDYRVHRPGNRYPFSLSKELSHRHAEQPFTLGYPERYELNPGPAVLVPSTFFLNGRCNLSVEKYKLSRPKVNYPTCNLLTVKDNQKSQSYPDPVVGASRSFIHRISELSSLEADTVRQEKLRKRRQPRKPPS is encoded by the exons ATGATGATAACGTACCACGTTAACTCTGTACCAACGACCGAGGCTTTAACGGCAGCAGTGAGCtcgaacagcagcagcaggaagcagcGCGGCCTTGATGCTGCTGGATTCTCTACATACAGGAACTTCATGAtgggagcaggaggaagaggacaagcGGCTTTCACTCAAAATAACTATTTGAGGAAGAATTGTCCTGCCATACCGCCATTAAACG ATTGCAGGGACGGGCAATCAGTGATTAGCAGCTATTTAGTAGAAAG GTCGCCAAACTTGGGTAAAGATGACGAGCTGGAATCAGAGAATAATGATCCAGAGGACACATGTGGGAGGCACTTTCTCTTTGATAAAAAAT GTGCACCGTTAAAGAGGACCAGAGCTACTGTGATTCCTCCACTGCCAAGAGACTACCGTGTGCACAGACCTGGCAACCGCTATCCCTTCAGCCTCTCCAAGGAGCTTTCCCACAGGCACGCAGAGCAGCCGTTCACCCTGGG CTACCCTGAAAGATATGAACTGAACCCAGGTCCGGCTGTCCTCGTTCCCTCCACCTTTTTCCTCAACGGCAGATGCAACCTCTCAGTTGAAAAGTACAAGCTCAGCAG GCCTAAGGTGAATTATCCAACCTGCAACCTATTGACTGTTAAGGACAATcaaaaga GCCAGTCTTACCCAGACCCAGTGGTCGGAGCGTCTCGCTCTTTTATCCACAGGATATCTGAGCTGTCCTCTTTGGAGGCTGACACCGTGAGACAAGAAAAGCTGAGGAAAAGGAGGCAACCTCGAAAACCCCCATCCTGA